In a single window of the Methanofollis ethanolicus genome:
- a CDS encoding sulfatase-like hydrolase/transferase — protein MSNDQSRKKEKLAVSISAPFLLSLTLFFFGPAHLYFTNNLEMPFLFSDIWYMLVAFALVVALPLALLMALLKDPCHTKAAALIFAVGLLLWIQGNLLVRDYGLLDGHEIVWSDYVWQGVVDALVWVGVIAASFLNAERLYRHIALLCAALIVIQAAGLAVTVFSAEGEPEWKYAEGFDDGGMYRFSTGPNVIIIILDTFQSDLFQEIVDEDEEYAKMFDGFTYYRNSAGGFPTTYPSIDYILTGEFYDNSVPIQEFIRATTMERSLPLLLKENGATTEINPKVMKAIYANDTVYDTIESGGTAETGNKGLSSLYHLTFFRYLPQEMKKIFYNDLLRESEEGQNSDLQTYQKFRSTVHVSGNGTDFKVFHLQGPHRPYTLNEDLTIEDLPQNRSGCLAQARASVKIAHALLESLKEQNIYDNSVIFIIADHGTHKNPVGINTSGIPASTSPGFVSEEVVAGGIPLMLVKPFNSTGALNVSDAPVSLGDIAKTVADELKIENDLPGSSIFSIPENESRVRMHYYYDWSPEYFDWHKEYLPPLEEYRITGFSWDSASWQPTYRTYTPDGAGYTPPPDYEIGSVMRWGSGGNAERYLTRGWNHPENGFTWTDGHAAALACSLNETDSDLVLTMSFSTFLVKGQIENQDLRVWANGYAVGNYTLSTEGFQKKSMEIPQSLLDGKTLNIVFELPDAASPSNAGLSTDSRDLGIAMQTLRIDRA, from the coding sequence ATGTCCAACGATCAGTCCAGAAAAAAAGAAAAACTCGCCGTATCGATCAGTGCCCCGTTCCTTCTTTCTCTGACCCTCTTCTTTTTCGGACCGGCGCACCTGTACTTCACCAATAATCTCGAAATGCCGTTTTTATTTTCAGATATCTGGTACATGCTCGTTGCCTTCGCGCTTGTCGTCGCACTGCCGCTCGCGCTTCTCATGGCGTTGCTGAAAGATCCTTGCCACACAAAGGCGGCGGCGCTGATCTTTGCCGTGGGACTCCTCCTCTGGATCCAGGGGAACCTCCTGGTCCGGGACTACGGCCTGCTCGACGGCCACGAGATCGTCTGGAGCGACTATGTCTGGCAGGGGGTCGTCGACGCCCTCGTCTGGGTCGGCGTCATCGCCGCCTCGTTCCTGAACGCCGAAAGACTGTACAGGCACATCGCTCTCCTCTGCGCCGCCCTGATCGTCATCCAGGCGGCCGGACTTGCCGTCACCGTATTTTCCGCGGAGGGCGAACCAGAGTGGAAGTATGCGGAGGGGTTCGACGATGGGGGGATGTACAGGTTTTCGACGGGCCCGAATGTGATCATCATCATCCTGGACACCTTCCAGTCCGACCTCTTTCAGGAGATCGTCGACGAGGACGAAGAATATGCAAAGATGTTCGACGGGTTTACGTATTACCGGAACAGCGCCGGCGGGTTCCCGACGACATATCCCTCGATCGATTATATCCTGACCGGGGAGTTCTATGACAACTCGGTGCCGATCCAGGAATTTATTCGGGCAACAACAATGGAGAGATCGCTGCCCCTTCTCCTGAAAGAGAACGGAGCGACAACAGAGATCAATCCGAAGGTCATGAAGGCGATCTATGCCAACGACACGGTGTACGATACCATAGAGAGCGGCGGCACGGCGGAGACAGGAAACAAGGGCCTTTCATCGCTGTATCACCTGACATTTTTCCGGTATCTCCCCCAGGAGATGAAAAAAATATTTTACAACGATCTTCTGAGAGAGAGCGAGGAAGGTCAAAATTCGGACCTGCAAACCTATCAAAAATTCCGTTCGACGGTACATGTCTCGGGGAACGGGACAGACTTTAAGGTGTTCCATCTGCAAGGCCCCCATCGTCCCTATACCCTGAACGAAGACCTGACGATTGAAGACCTGCCTCAGAACAGGAGCGGGTGCCTCGCCCAGGCCAGAGCAAGCGTAAAAATAGCCCATGCCCTCCTCGAATCCCTCAAAGAGCAGAATATATACGACAACTCGGTGATCTTCATCATCGCGGATCATGGGACACATAAAAACCCGGTCGGAATAAACACTTCAGGCATACCCGCCTCGACATCCCCGGGGTTTGTGTCGGAGGAGGTGGTCGCCGGGGGCATCCCCCTGATGCTGGTCAAACCCTTCAATTCTACCGGGGCCCTGAACGTCTCGGACGCACCCGTATCCCTGGGAGACATCGCAAAGACCGTCGCCGACGAACTGAAGATCGAGAACGATCTTCCCGGTTCGTCCATCTTTTCGATCCCTGAAAACGAGTCGCGGGTGCGGATGCACTACTACTATGACTGGAGTCCCGAGTACTTCGACTGGCACAAAGAGTATCTCCCCCCTCTGGAAGAGTACAGGATAACCGGATTTAGCTGGGACAGTGCCTCCTGGCAACCGACATACCGGACATACACTCCCGACGGCGCCGGATATACTCCTCCGCCCGATTATGAGATCGGGTCGGTCATGCGCTGGGGGTCAGGGGGCAATGCCGAACGCTATCTCACACGGGGCTGGAATCACCCGGAAAACGGGTTTACCTGGACGGACGGCCATGCCGCGGCGCTGGCGTGCTCTCTCAATGAGACGGACTCCGACCTGGTCCTTACGATGAGCTTCAGCACCTTCCTGGTGAAAGGACAGATAGAAAACCAGGACCTGCGAGTCTGGGCAAATGGATACGCCGTCGGGAATTATACTCTTTCGACTGAAGGATTTCAGAAAAAATCCATGGAGATCCCCCAGAGCCTCCTGGACGGGAAGACCCTGAACATCGTGTTCGAGTTGCCGGATGCTGCATCTCCCTCCAATGCCGGCCTGTCGACAGATTCCCGGGATCTCGGCATAGCAATGCAGACGCTGCGGATCGACCGTGCGTGA